One Chaetodon trifascialis isolate fChaTrf1 chromosome 21, fChaTrf1.hap1, whole genome shotgun sequence genomic window carries:
- the LOC139349294 gene encoding cilia- and flagella-associated protein 337: MVSYRHIPNIHQEPISRVMFEPGTNVIMTSSESDTASVVFMNLTLKQEPYIWKFKQGAKCFDYSESLQLMVTGGCDRAVRLWSRFVTARPVATLLGHRTAVLDVAIYQPVGQILSYSRDAELRVWDISSHHCLKTIRLQFPCQQPGRIPEHGNFPFLLLSPPPHEQSHLVVGCKDYLALLSLAKTRRGGGGWLMGEGGDTEPKIQSSPALSCVLYSSTLRQVVTGHADSSVSLWDIETGRRQLQILNAHGEDELTCMALDSSLRRLITGARNGTIKVWNLLNGLNLHKLEPVTDSEVAGLACLHDNQLLAVGWSQRIVQYDIAAAKDLYVRADMSWKSSGVHKSDISAVCQCSALGVVATASHDGEVIIWRLETQGPVLHLQRPTQRGVAPPVDSLLFLQHRAGNRKLRNRGVLVSSQAGCLCCWSITGQTHTYGQFYAPEQPGERVLSLSSDQPENTILVSGDTAGWLQIWDICDFALDIQHEPVCERPPLLQRWKPHKRALVSVEVLEVADRSFVLTASADGSAGLWTKDGEHVGSFGQEVMWNITEPATYQR, encoded by the exons ATGGTCTCCTACCGTCACATCCCCAACATCCACCAGGAACCAATCAGCAGAGTGATGTTTGAGCCCGGCACCAACGTCATCATGACCTCATCAGAAAGTGACACCGCCTCTGTGGTCTTTATGAATTTGACACTGAAGCAGGAGCCTTATATTTGGAAATTCAAGCAg GGAGCTAAATGTTTTGACTACAGTGAGTCTCTGCAGCTGATGGTCACAGGAGGTTGTGACCGAGCAGTCAGACTGTGGAGTCGATTTGTGACCGCACGTCCTGTAGCGACACTGCTGGGTCACCGCACCGCTGTGTTGGATGTTGCAATCTACCAGCCTGTTGGGCAGATCTTAAGCTACTCCAGAGATGCT GAGCTGAGGGTTTGGGACATTTCCAGCCACCACTGTCTGAAAACCATCCGTCTGCAGTTCCCCTGCCAGCAGCCAGGTCGAATCCCAGAACACGGCAACTTCCCCTTCCTGTTGCTGAGTCCTCCTCCACATGAACAGTCTCATTTAGTGGTGGGATGCAAAGACTACCTGGCACTGCTCAGTCTGGCcaaaacaaggagaggagggggcggATGGTTGATGGGTGAGGGAGGGGACACTGAACCAAAAATTCAAAGCAGCCCTGCCCTCTCTTGTGTTCTGTACAGCTCCACTCTGAGACAGGTGGTGACTGGACATGCtgactcctctgtgtctctgtgggaCATAGAGACAGGGAGGAGGCAGCTTCAGATCTTGAATGCTCATGGAGAAGATGAACTCACCTGCATGGCACTAGACTCCTCCCTCAGAAGGCTGATCACTGGGGCTCGCAATGGCACTATTAAG GTGTGGAACTTACTCAACGGCCTCAACTTGCACAAGCTGGAACCCGTCACAGACTCTGAAGTTGCTGGGTTGGCCTGTCTCCATGACAACCAGCTGCTCGCAGTGGGATGGAGCCAGCGGATCGTTCAGTACGACATTGCCGCTGCCAAG GATTTATATGTCAGAGCTGATATGTCGTGGAAGTCCAGCGGTGTCCACAAATCAGACATCTCGGCCGTGTGTCAGTGCTCTGCTCTGGGGGTCGTCGCCACGGCGAGCCATGATGGAGAGGTCATTATCTGGAGGCTGGAGACGCAAGGACCAGTGCTCCACCTGCAGAGGCCGAcacagagagg AGTGGCGCCCCCTGTGGACAGCCTCTTGTTCCTCCAGCATCGAGCTGGCAACAGAAAGCTGAGAAACAGAGGTGTCCTGGTGTCATCGCAGGCCggctgtctctgctgttggaGCATcactggacagacacacacttacg GCCAGTTCTATGCTCCAGAGCAGCCAGGAGAGCGTGTGCTGAGCCTGAGCTCAGATCAGCCTGAAAACACCATCCTGGTCTCTGGAGACACAGCAGGCTGGCTTCAGATCTGGGACATCTGTGACTTTGCACTGGACATCCAACATGAG CCTGTATGTGAGcggcctcctctgctgcagcgtTGGAAGCCTCATAAGAGAGCGTTAGTGAGCGTGGAAGTCCTCGAGGTGGCTGACAGATCGTTCGTCCTCACCGCCTCAGCTGACGGCTCTGCTGGACTGTGGACGAAAGATGGAGAGCATGTGGGTTCTTTcgggcaggaagtgatgtggAATATCACTGAGCCAGCGACTTACCAGAGGTGA
- the fam20a gene encoding pseudokinase FAM20A, giving the protein MRRDRLFLAATLTAIFSADLYFVLLPKLRSVGQGSRYFCSCGPDNLTLPRHGGLATPQLSNWTSLLPLEGSMSEPADGGSKLERLFAHPLYNIQTPALGPEERLLQVEQLMEYYRKKVSRWERHMKLYIEAAAASNISVTEHEMTFDPEASWLKFHLGINRYALYSRDDQAIPQLLKEMESMMVVSADYTQDEKALKGACDCTQVVKPSGHHLKLALKMRNFAKAMFKPMRQQRDEETPEDFFYFVDFQRHNAEIAAFHLDRILDFRRVPPVVGRLVNVTGEVLQVTHNEDLRAVFFTSPANNTCFFAKCLYVCKTEYAVCGSPDLLEGSLSAYLPGLSIAPRISIPNPWIRSYTFTGREEWEVNPFFCDTIKQLYPYNSGNRLLNIIDMSIFDFLTSNMDRHHYEIFTKFGDEGFLLHLDNARGFGKHSQDEMSILAPLSQCCMVKRSTLLRLQLLARPEYRLSDVMRESLQGDPLRPILTEPHLLALDRRLQKVLRVVQRCVRRLGEDEVITKDFVKSTARPQAATETKKVR; this is encoded by the exons ATGAGGAGAGACCGTCTCTTCTTAGCCGCGACCCTCACAGCCATCTTCTCCGCTGACCTCTACTTTGTCCTGCTGCCCAAGCTGCGGAGCGTGGGCCAAGGATCGAGGTACTTTTGCTCATGTGGTCCAGACAACCTCACCCTTCCCAGGCACGGGGGTCTCGCCACCCCTCAGCTCTCCAACTGGACTTCTTTGCTGCCCCTGGAAGGTAGCATGTCTGAACCAGCGGATGGGGGCTCAAAGCTGGAAAGGCTGTTTGCTCACCCTCTGTACAACATCCAGACTCCAGCGCTGGGGCCGGAGGagaggctgctgcaggtggagcagctgatGGAGTACTACAGGAAGAAGGTGTCACGCTGGGAAAG ACACATGAAGCTCTACATCGAGGCGGCGGCTGCGTCCAACATTTCTGTGACTGAACACgaaatgacctttgaccccgagGCCAGCTGGCTGAAGTTCCACCTGGGAATCAACCGCTACGCTCTGTACTCCCGCGATGACCAGGCTATCCCACAACTCCTCAAGGAGATGGAGAGCATGATGGTCGTCAGCGCag ATTACACTCAAGACGAGAAGGCCCTGAAAGGAGCGTGTGATTGCACCCAAG TTGTGAAGCCCAGTGGACATCACCTGAAACTGGCTCTGAAGATGCGGAACTTCGCTAAAGCCATGTTCAAACCGATGAG GCAGCAGAGGGACGAGGAGACTCCAGAGGACTTCTTCTACTTTGTTGATTTCCAGAGACACAATGCAGAGATTGCTGCCTTCCACCTGGACAG GATCCTGGACTTCCGGAGGGTCCCGCCGGTGGTTGGCAGGCTGGTGAATGTCACAGGAGAAGTCCTCCAAGTCACCCACAACGAAGACCTGCGAGCTGTCTTCTTCACCTCACCAG CGAACAACACATGCTTCTTCGCCAAgtgcctgtatgtgtgtaagaCGGAGTACGCGGTGTGCGGGAGCCCCGACCTGCTGGAGGGCTCCCTGTCTGCCTACCTGCCCGGCCTCAGCATTGCCCCCCGCATCTCCATCCCCAACCCCTGGATACGCTCCTACACCTTCACTGGGCGAGAAGA gtgGGAGGTGAACCCCTTCTTCTGTGACACCATAAAGCAGCTGTATCCCTACAACTCAGGCAACAGGCTCCTCAACATCATAGACATGTCCATCTTCGACTTCCTCACAA GCAACATGGACAGACACCACTATGAGATTTTTACCAAATTTGGGGATGAAGGATTCCTTCTCCACTTGGACAATGccagagg GTTTGGGAAGCACTCTCAAGATGAGATGTCCATCCTGGCTCCGCTGTCTCAGTGCTGCAT GGTAAAGCGCTCCACGCTGCTGCGGCTTCAGCTCCTGGCCCGACCGGAGTACAGGCTCAGCGATGTGATGAGGGAGTCCCTGCAGGGAGACCCTTTACGCCCGATCCTGACGGAGCCTCACCTCTTAGCGCTGGACCGCAGGTTACAGAAGGTCCTCCGGGTGGTCCAGCGCTGCGTCCGGAGGCTGGGCGAGGACGAGGTGATCACCAAGGACTTTGTCAAATCCACAGCGAGACCTCAGGCCGCCACAGAGACGAAAAAGGTCAGGTAA